In Carya illinoinensis cultivar Pawnee chromosome 16, C.illinoinensisPawnee_v1, whole genome shotgun sequence, a single window of DNA contains:
- the LOC122299448 gene encoding type IV inositol polyphosphate 5-phosphatase 3-like isoform X2, whose translation MKQHSKHQPELFWPRVLMRKWLNISDKDSDFSADEEDCDIDSGSDSEGEGFRQQGRESRLRGNKGDDPEDALPRLRRRNSETFRAQYIDNEELRICVVTWNVAGKLPPEDLDIDDWLHVNEPADIYVIGLQEIVPLNAGNIFGAEDNRPVPRWENIIRETLNRVRPKTTTIRSFSDPPSPSKFKPSDDIPDIEEEMRFESDSDIGEEVHPLDEEANDFDGGKDRPITEQNKCVGFGVSDCPGSVKLGLPGEELQRQFSSPKRLDRLNCLRTEQSEDVEPSVSQNSGKLTRIFSGRERIGLSWPEPPLNLLSQRVLERPNSFRSIRSFRATQSFRTFSSFKSTTNEVPSQIALLAEIDLESLLKRKRRSSYVRIVSKQMVGIFITIWVRRSLRRHIQNLKVSTVGVGVMGYIGNKGSISVSMSIHQTLFCFICTHLTSGEKEGDELKRNADVREIHRRTTFHSHSDIGLPRTIGDHERIIWLGDLNYRINLSYEKTREFISKKEWSKLVEKDQLVPEFKKGRAFDGWSEGTLSFPPTYKYEINSEKYYGEDPKAGRRTPAWCDRILSYGKGMRLLNYSRTELKLSDHRPVTATYMAEVEVFSHRKLQKALTLTDAETESEDVIANMGIGVGMSCLRFGEDIPDVDR comes from the exons ATGAAGCAACATTCAAAGCACCAACCAGAG CTCTTCTGGCCCAGAGTGTTGATGCGCAAATGGCTCAACATCAGCGACAAGGACTCCGATTTCAGCGCTGATGAGGAAGACTGTGACATCGATTCCGGTTCGGATTCCGAGGGTGAAG GATTTCGTCAACAGGGAAGAGAATCTCGATTGAGGGGCAACAAAGGGGATGATCCTGAAG ATGCTCTTCCAAGGTTAAGAAGAAGAAACTCAGAGACTTTTAGAGCACAGTATATAGACAACGAGGAACTCAG AATATGCGTCGTGACCTGGAATGTTGCAGGGAAGCTTCCACCTGAGGACCTAGATATTGATGATTGGCTACATGTCAACGAGCCAGCTGATATATATGTGATTGG TCTTCAGGAGATTGTGCCATTAAATGCTGGGAATATCTTTGGTGCTGAAGATAATCGTCCAGTTCCAAGATGGGAAAACATTATCCGCGAAACACTGAATCGAGTTCGGCCTAAGACAACCACTATAAGATCTTTTAGTGACCCCCCATCTCCATCAAAGTTTAAGCCATCTGATGATATCCCAGATATAGAAGAGGAGATGAGGTTTGAAAGTGATAGTGATATAGGTGAGGAAGTTCATCCATTGGATGAAGAAGCCAATGATTTTGATGGGGGAAAGGATAGACCAATCACGGAGCAAAACAAATGTGTGGGTTTTGGAGTTTCAGACTGTCCTGGAAGTGTCAAATTAGGCTTGCCAGGAGAAGAGTTACAGAGGCAATTTTCTTCTCCAAAGAGATTGGATAGATTAAATTGTTTGCGGACAGAACAATCAGAAGATGTGGAACCATCAGTTTCCCAAAATAGTGGCAAATTAACCAGAATCTTTAGTGGACGTGAAAGAATTGGTTTGAGTTGGCCAGAGCCTCCATTAAACTTGCTATCTCAACGTGTATTAGAGAGACCAAACTCCTTCAGATCGATTAGATCTTTTAGAGCAACCCAGTCTTTCAGGACATTTAGTTCTTTCAAGTCAACAACAAATGAAGTGCCTTCACAGATAGCATTGCTGGCAGAAATTGACCTCGAATCTCTCTTGAAGAGGAAACGAAGATCATCATATGTGAGGATAGTAAGTAAGCAGATGGTTGGGATTTTCATCACAATATGGGTCCGTAGGAGCTTGCGTAGACATATTCAGAACTTGAAGGTGTCTACTGTTGGTGTCGGTGTCATGGGATACATTGGAAACAAG GGATCAATATCTGTCAGCATGTCCATACATCAGacccttttttgttttatatgcaCTCACCTGACATCGGGTGAAAAAGAGGGAGATGAACTAAAAAGAAATGCTGATGTGCGTGAAATACATCGGAGAACAACTTTTCATTCGCATTCTGATATTGGACTTCCCAGGACAATCGGTGATCATGA aAGAATAATTTGGTTGGGGGATCTCAATTACCGTATAAACTTGTCTTACGAGAAAACACGAGAATTTATCTCCAAAAAGGAGTGGTCCAAGTTGGTTGAGAAAGATCAG CTTGTACCAGAGTTTAAAAAGGGTCGTGCATTTGATGGATGGTCTGAGGGCACTTTAAGTTTTCCGCCGACATATAAATATGAGATCAATTCAGAGAAATACTATGGAGAGGACCCAAAGGCTGGGAGGCGTACACCAGCATG GTGTGATCGTATTCTTTCATATGGTAAGGGGATGAGGCTACTGAATTACAGTAGGACTGAGCTTAAACTTTCAGATCACCGACCTGTGACAGCCACTTATATGGCTGAGGTGGAGGTGTTTTCTCATAGGAAACTACAGAAGGCACTTACATTAACTGATGCAGAGACTGAAAGTGAAGATGTTATAGCAAATATGGGTATTGGTGTTGGAATGAGCTGCTTAAGATTTGGAGAG GACATACCCGATGTTGACCGTTAA
- the LOC122299448 gene encoding type IV inositol polyphosphate 5-phosphatase 3-like isoform X1, with translation MKQHSKHQPELFWPRVLMRKWLNISDKDSDFSADEEDCDIDSGSDSEGEGFRQQGRESRLRGNKGDDPEDALPRLRRRNSETFRAQYIDNEELRICVVTWNVAGKLPPEDLDIDDWLHVNEPADIYVIGLQEIVPLNAGNIFGAEDNRPVPRWENIIRETLNRVRPKTTTIRSFSDPPSPSKFKPSDDIPDIEEEMRFESDSDIGEEVHPLDEEANDFDGGKDRPITEQNKCVGFGVSDCPGSVKLGLPGEELQRQFSSPKRLDRLNCLRTEQSEDVEPSVSQNSGKLTRIFSGRERIGLSWPEPPLNLLSQRVLERPNSFRSIRSFRATQSFRTFSSFKSTTNEVPSQIALLAEIDLESLLKRKRRSSYVRIVSKQMVGIFITIWVRRSLRRHIQNLKVSTVGVGVMGYIGNKSFRFQDSSSIFQGSISVSMSIHQTLFCFICTHLTSGEKEGDELKRNADVREIHRRTTFHSHSDIGLPRTIGDHERIIWLGDLNYRINLSYEKTREFISKKEWSKLVEKDQLVPEFKKGRAFDGWSEGTLSFPPTYKYEINSEKYYGEDPKAGRRTPAWCDRILSYGKGMRLLNYSRTELKLSDHRPVTATYMAEVEVFSHRKLQKALTLTDAETESEDVIANMGIGVGMSCLRFGEDIPDVDR, from the exons ATGAAGCAACATTCAAAGCACCAACCAGAG CTCTTCTGGCCCAGAGTGTTGATGCGCAAATGGCTCAACATCAGCGACAAGGACTCCGATTTCAGCGCTGATGAGGAAGACTGTGACATCGATTCCGGTTCGGATTCCGAGGGTGAAG GATTTCGTCAACAGGGAAGAGAATCTCGATTGAGGGGCAACAAAGGGGATGATCCTGAAG ATGCTCTTCCAAGGTTAAGAAGAAGAAACTCAGAGACTTTTAGAGCACAGTATATAGACAACGAGGAACTCAG AATATGCGTCGTGACCTGGAATGTTGCAGGGAAGCTTCCACCTGAGGACCTAGATATTGATGATTGGCTACATGTCAACGAGCCAGCTGATATATATGTGATTGG TCTTCAGGAGATTGTGCCATTAAATGCTGGGAATATCTTTGGTGCTGAAGATAATCGTCCAGTTCCAAGATGGGAAAACATTATCCGCGAAACACTGAATCGAGTTCGGCCTAAGACAACCACTATAAGATCTTTTAGTGACCCCCCATCTCCATCAAAGTTTAAGCCATCTGATGATATCCCAGATATAGAAGAGGAGATGAGGTTTGAAAGTGATAGTGATATAGGTGAGGAAGTTCATCCATTGGATGAAGAAGCCAATGATTTTGATGGGGGAAAGGATAGACCAATCACGGAGCAAAACAAATGTGTGGGTTTTGGAGTTTCAGACTGTCCTGGAAGTGTCAAATTAGGCTTGCCAGGAGAAGAGTTACAGAGGCAATTTTCTTCTCCAAAGAGATTGGATAGATTAAATTGTTTGCGGACAGAACAATCAGAAGATGTGGAACCATCAGTTTCCCAAAATAGTGGCAAATTAACCAGAATCTTTAGTGGACGTGAAAGAATTGGTTTGAGTTGGCCAGAGCCTCCATTAAACTTGCTATCTCAACGTGTATTAGAGAGACCAAACTCCTTCAGATCGATTAGATCTTTTAGAGCAACCCAGTCTTTCAGGACATTTAGTTCTTTCAAGTCAACAACAAATGAAGTGCCTTCACAGATAGCATTGCTGGCAGAAATTGACCTCGAATCTCTCTTGAAGAGGAAACGAAGATCATCATATGTGAGGATAGTAAGTAAGCAGATGGTTGGGATTTTCATCACAATATGGGTCCGTAGGAGCTTGCGTAGACATATTCAGAACTTGAAGGTGTCTACTGTTGGTGTCGGTGTCATGGGATACATTGGAAACAAG TCTTTCAGATTTCAAGACAGTTCTTCAATCTTCCAGGGATCAATATCTGTCAGCATGTCCATACATCAGacccttttttgttttatatgcaCTCACCTGACATCGGGTGAAAAAGAGGGAGATGAACTAAAAAGAAATGCTGATGTGCGTGAAATACATCGGAGAACAACTTTTCATTCGCATTCTGATATTGGACTTCCCAGGACAATCGGTGATCATGA aAGAATAATTTGGTTGGGGGATCTCAATTACCGTATAAACTTGTCTTACGAGAAAACACGAGAATTTATCTCCAAAAAGGAGTGGTCCAAGTTGGTTGAGAAAGATCAG CTTGTACCAGAGTTTAAAAAGGGTCGTGCATTTGATGGATGGTCTGAGGGCACTTTAAGTTTTCCGCCGACATATAAATATGAGATCAATTCAGAGAAATACTATGGAGAGGACCCAAAGGCTGGGAGGCGTACACCAGCATG GTGTGATCGTATTCTTTCATATGGTAAGGGGATGAGGCTACTGAATTACAGTAGGACTGAGCTTAAACTTTCAGATCACCGACCTGTGACAGCCACTTATATGGCTGAGGTGGAGGTGTTTTCTCATAGGAAACTACAGAAGGCACTTACATTAACTGATGCAGAGACTGAAAGTGAAGATGTTATAGCAAATATGGGTATTGGTGTTGGAATGAGCTGCTTAAGATTTGGAGAG GACATACCCGATGTTGACCGTTAA
- the LOC122299448 gene encoding type IV inositol polyphosphate 5-phosphatase 3-like isoform X3 — MRKWLNISDKDSDFSADEEDCDIDSGSDSEGEGFRQQGRESRLRGNKGDDPEDALPRLRRRNSETFRAQYIDNEELRICVVTWNVAGKLPPEDLDIDDWLHVNEPADIYVIGLQEIVPLNAGNIFGAEDNRPVPRWENIIRETLNRVRPKTTTIRSFSDPPSPSKFKPSDDIPDIEEEMRFESDSDIGEEVHPLDEEANDFDGGKDRPITEQNKCVGFGVSDCPGSVKLGLPGEELQRQFSSPKRLDRLNCLRTEQSEDVEPSVSQNSGKLTRIFSGRERIGLSWPEPPLNLLSQRVLERPNSFRSIRSFRATQSFRTFSSFKSTTNEVPSQIALLAEIDLESLLKRKRRSSYVRIVSKQMVGIFITIWVRRSLRRHIQNLKVSTVGVGVMGYIGNKSFRFQDSSSIFQGSISVSMSIHQTLFCFICTHLTSGEKEGDELKRNADVREIHRRTTFHSHSDIGLPRTIGDHERIIWLGDLNYRINLSYEKTREFISKKEWSKLVEKDQLVPEFKKGRAFDGWSEGTLSFPPTYKYEINSEKYYGEDPKAGRRTPAWCDRILSYGKGMRLLNYSRTELKLSDHRPVTATYMAEVEVFSHRKLQKALTLTDAETESEDVIANMGIGVGMSCLRFGEDIPDVDR, encoded by the exons ATGCGCAAATGGCTCAACATCAGCGACAAGGACTCCGATTTCAGCGCTGATGAGGAAGACTGTGACATCGATTCCGGTTCGGATTCCGAGGGTGAAG GATTTCGTCAACAGGGAAGAGAATCTCGATTGAGGGGCAACAAAGGGGATGATCCTGAAG ATGCTCTTCCAAGGTTAAGAAGAAGAAACTCAGAGACTTTTAGAGCACAGTATATAGACAACGAGGAACTCAG AATATGCGTCGTGACCTGGAATGTTGCAGGGAAGCTTCCACCTGAGGACCTAGATATTGATGATTGGCTACATGTCAACGAGCCAGCTGATATATATGTGATTGG TCTTCAGGAGATTGTGCCATTAAATGCTGGGAATATCTTTGGTGCTGAAGATAATCGTCCAGTTCCAAGATGGGAAAACATTATCCGCGAAACACTGAATCGAGTTCGGCCTAAGACAACCACTATAAGATCTTTTAGTGACCCCCCATCTCCATCAAAGTTTAAGCCATCTGATGATATCCCAGATATAGAAGAGGAGATGAGGTTTGAAAGTGATAGTGATATAGGTGAGGAAGTTCATCCATTGGATGAAGAAGCCAATGATTTTGATGGGGGAAAGGATAGACCAATCACGGAGCAAAACAAATGTGTGGGTTTTGGAGTTTCAGACTGTCCTGGAAGTGTCAAATTAGGCTTGCCAGGAGAAGAGTTACAGAGGCAATTTTCTTCTCCAAAGAGATTGGATAGATTAAATTGTTTGCGGACAGAACAATCAGAAGATGTGGAACCATCAGTTTCCCAAAATAGTGGCAAATTAACCAGAATCTTTAGTGGACGTGAAAGAATTGGTTTGAGTTGGCCAGAGCCTCCATTAAACTTGCTATCTCAACGTGTATTAGAGAGACCAAACTCCTTCAGATCGATTAGATCTTTTAGAGCAACCCAGTCTTTCAGGACATTTAGTTCTTTCAAGTCAACAACAAATGAAGTGCCTTCACAGATAGCATTGCTGGCAGAAATTGACCTCGAATCTCTCTTGAAGAGGAAACGAAGATCATCATATGTGAGGATAGTAAGTAAGCAGATGGTTGGGATTTTCATCACAATATGGGTCCGTAGGAGCTTGCGTAGACATATTCAGAACTTGAAGGTGTCTACTGTTGGTGTCGGTGTCATGGGATACATTGGAAACAAG TCTTTCAGATTTCAAGACAGTTCTTCAATCTTCCAGGGATCAATATCTGTCAGCATGTCCATACATCAGacccttttttgttttatatgcaCTCACCTGACATCGGGTGAAAAAGAGGGAGATGAACTAAAAAGAAATGCTGATGTGCGTGAAATACATCGGAGAACAACTTTTCATTCGCATTCTGATATTGGACTTCCCAGGACAATCGGTGATCATGA aAGAATAATTTGGTTGGGGGATCTCAATTACCGTATAAACTTGTCTTACGAGAAAACACGAGAATTTATCTCCAAAAAGGAGTGGTCCAAGTTGGTTGAGAAAGATCAG CTTGTACCAGAGTTTAAAAAGGGTCGTGCATTTGATGGATGGTCTGAGGGCACTTTAAGTTTTCCGCCGACATATAAATATGAGATCAATTCAGAGAAATACTATGGAGAGGACCCAAAGGCTGGGAGGCGTACACCAGCATG GTGTGATCGTATTCTTTCATATGGTAAGGGGATGAGGCTACTGAATTACAGTAGGACTGAGCTTAAACTTTCAGATCACCGACCTGTGACAGCCACTTATATGGCTGAGGTGGAGGTGTTTTCTCATAGGAAACTACAGAAGGCACTTACATTAACTGATGCAGAGACTGAAAGTGAAGATGTTATAGCAAATATGGGTATTGGTGTTGGAATGAGCTGCTTAAGATTTGGAGAG GACATACCCGATGTTGACCGTTAA